The following are encoded together in the Salvia hispanica cultivar TCC Black 2014 chromosome 6, UniMelb_Shisp_WGS_1.0, whole genome shotgun sequence genome:
- the LOC125191709 gene encoding zinc finger protein NUTCRACKER-like — MTDNESTISSQNPLTSGSSPPPKKKRNLPGTPDPEAEVIALSPKTLMATNRFVCEVCGKGFQRDQNLQLHRRGHNLPWKLKQRSSKEVRKRVYVCPEKACVHHHPSRALGDLTGIKKHFCRKHGEKKWKCDKCAKRYAVQSDWKAHAKTCGTREYKCDCGTIFSRRDSFITHRAFCDALAQETARVTAATHAPNHINYHFLGMPQHFPSIFKPINDQTLDPIHELTHSTQDHHPPFANPSFSSLPPSTFYNLNWDTTHTSPNIPNHKEATVSSLFSTHQNQISSNHEAEASARMSATALLQKAAQIGATTTDPAMILGSFGVKCNDNGLDGNRLCGLYSTSSVTSGFGSDVESSVNENSAMNGQLQMYTCSKRRRVQSYEEEGGETRDFLGVGINPICHPSSINGWI; from the exons ATGACAGATAACGAATCCACCATTTCCAGTCAAAACCCATTAACAAGTGGATCCAGTCCCCCaccaaagaagaagagaaatcTGCCAGGCACCCCAG ATCCTGAGGCGGAGGTGATAGCGCTGTCGCCGAAGACGCTGATGGCGACCAACAGATTCGTGTGCGAGGTATGCGGGAAGGGTTTCCAAAGGGATCAGAATCTGCAGCTGCACAGAAGAGGGCATAATCTGCCGTGGAAGCTGAAGCAGAGGTCGAGCAAGGAGGTGAGGAAGCGGGTGTATGTGTGCCCCGAGAAGGCCTGCGTCCACCACCACCCGTCCCGGGCTCTTGGAGACCTTACTGGGATCAAGAAGCACTTCTGCCGGAAGCACGGGGAGAAGAAGTGGAAGTGCGACAAGTGTGCCAAGCGCTACGCGGTGCAGTCTGATTGGAAGGCTCACGCTAAGACTTGTGGAACCAGGGAATATAAGTGTGACTGCGGCACCATTTTCTCAAG GAGAGACAGCTTCATCACCCACCGTGCATTTTGCGATGCACTAGCCCAAGAAACCGCAAGAGTCACAGCTGCAACACATGCGCCAAACCACATTAACTATCATTTCCTAGGCATGCCCCAACACTTCCCCTCCATCTTCAAGCCCATCAACGACCAAACCCTCGATCCGATCCACGAACTCACTCACTCAACCCAAGACCACCATCCACCATTCGCCAACCCATCCTTCTCCAGCCTCCCACCATCCACATTCTACAACCTAAATTGGGATACCACCCACACCTCCCCAAATATCCCCAATCACAAAGAAGCAACCGTCTCATCATTGTTCAGCACTCATCAAAACCAAATTAGTAGCAACCACGAAGCCGAAGCTTCCGCAAGGATGTCTGCAACAGCTTTGCTACAGAAAGCTGCACAAATCGGGGCGACCACGACCGATCCAGCGATGATACTAGGGAGTTTTGGGGTCAAGTGCAACGACAATGGCTTGGACGGGAACAGGCTTTGCGGGTTGTACAGTACAAGCTCGGTTACGAGCGGCTTTGGGAGCGATGTAGAGAGCTCTGTGAATGAGAATTCGGCGATGAATGGGCAGTTGCAGATGTACACTTGTTCGAAACGACGTCGGGTGCAGAGCTATGAGGAGGAGGGAGGGGAGACGAGGGATTTTCTTGGAGTTGGGATCAATCCTATTTGCCACCCCTCTTCTATCAATGGATGGATTTGA